A stretch of the Actinoalloteichus fjordicus genome encodes the following:
- a CDS encoding DUF1206 domain-containing protein — MIGSNTPAKAADRARRNTALQLFGRIGSVCHGIVHLVIAWLAVQVAVGGNDDQADQDGAVQVIVAGPFGRVLVGALAVGLIAFGLWQLSSSATGFRWAAGSTERTRRRIAAAGRGVAGLALAGVAIRALLGSGQSGDQSQQELTEGLLALPAGQILVAVLAAIVLAVGVASVANGVTRRFLAELDIGPLPQGSARWVRRVGTLGHVAKGVAVGVVGFLIGLAALTRDPEQAGGLDAALRTLASSPFGATLLLAVAAGFAAYGVFAVVQARCLRS, encoded by the coding sequence ATGATCGGCTCCAACACGCCTGCCAAGGCGGCGGATCGGGCTCGGCGCAACACGGCGTTACAGCTCTTCGGCCGGATCGGCTCGGTCTGTCACGGGATCGTGCACCTGGTGATCGCCTGGCTGGCGGTCCAGGTGGCAGTCGGCGGCAATGACGATCAGGCGGATCAGGACGGCGCCGTCCAGGTCATCGTGGCCGGGCCCTTCGGTCGGGTGCTGGTCGGGGCGCTGGCCGTCGGGCTGATCGCCTTCGGTCTCTGGCAGCTGTCGTCCTCGGCGACGGGCTTTCGCTGGGCGGCCGGTTCGACAGAGCGCACCAGGCGCCGGATCGCCGCGGCGGGTCGCGGCGTGGCGGGACTGGCGTTGGCGGGCGTGGCGATCCGGGCACTGCTCGGCAGCGGCCAGTCCGGTGACCAGTCTCAGCAGGAACTCACCGAGGGACTGCTCGCCCTGCCCGCCGGCCAGATCCTGGTCGCCGTGCTGGCGGCGATCGTGCTGGCCGTCGGCGTGGCATCCGTCGCCAACGGCGTCACTCGCCGATTCCTTGCCGAACTCGACATCGGCCCACTCCCTCAGGGCAGCGCCCGGTGGGTTCGACGGGTGGGAACGCTCGGCCACGTCGCCAAGGGCGTCGCGGTAGGCGTGGTCGGCTTCCTCATCGGCCTCGCGGCACTCACTCGTGACCCGGAACAGGCGGGCGGCCTGGATGCGGCCCTGCGCACGCTGGCGAGCAGCCCGTTCGGGGCGACACTGCTCCTCGCGGTCGCCGCAGGCTTCGCCGCCTACGGCGTCTTCGCCGTCGTCCAGGCCCGCTGCCTGCGCAGCTGA
- a CDS encoding maleate cis-trans isomerase family protein, with product MTSSLITPVPDPAELLISGALVDAPPAHSGFPTDLALGPGVGVVAPFDFALDRELWRWVPDEISLYLTRLPFTPLPMTVELASVLAEPDAVVRATRDVLVPEPSAVTYACTSGSFVAGSAGERRLRAAMVAAGAPVATTSSGALIEALGLLGIRRVALATPYVCGVTDRLREFLGEHRVDVVAERSLGLIDRIWQVSFSEVVRAVQAVDTPDAEAVFVSCTNVRTYELIAPLEAALGKPVLTANQVTMWATLRAIGVAARGRGQALLDRTAEPLPAC from the coding sequence ATGACGAGCAGCCTCATCACACCGGTCCCTGACCCGGCAGAACTCCTGATCTCCGGCGCGCTGGTCGACGCGCCGCCTGCGCACTCCGGGTTCCCCACCGACCTCGCCCTCGGCCCCGGGGTCGGCGTGGTGGCGCCCTTCGACTTCGCCCTGGACCGCGAGCTGTGGCGGTGGGTGCCTGACGAGATCTCGCTGTATCTGACTCGACTGCCGTTCACGCCGCTGCCGATGACCGTCGAGCTGGCCTCGGTCCTCGCCGAGCCCGACGCGGTGGTCCGGGCGACTCGCGATGTGCTGGTTCCCGAGCCGTCGGCGGTCACCTACGCCTGCACCTCCGGCAGTTTCGTGGCGGGCTCGGCAGGCGAGCGCAGGCTGCGGGCGGCCATGGTCGCAGCGGGGGCGCCCGTCGCCACCACCTCCTCCGGCGCGCTGATCGAGGCACTCGGCCTGCTCGGGATTCGACGGGTGGCGTTGGCGACGCCCTACGTCTGCGGCGTCACCGACCGGCTGCGCGAGTTCCTCGGCGAGCATCGCGTCGACGTGGTCGCCGAGCGGAGCCTCGGCCTCATCGATCGGATCTGGCAGGTCTCCTTCTCCGAGGTCGTGCGAGCGGTGCAGGCGGTGGACACCCCCGATGCCGAGGCTGTCTTCGTGAGCTGCACGAATGTCCGGACCTATGAGCTGATCGCCCCGCTGGAGGCCGCGCTCGGCAAGCCGGTCCTCACCGCCAATCAGGTCACGATGTGGGCGACCCTGCGCGCGATCGGCGTCGCGGCGCGCGGCCGGGGGCAGGCTCTCCTCGATCGCACCGCCGAGCCGTTGCCCGCCTGCTGA
- a CDS encoding Ppx/GppA phosphatase family protein, producing MKIAVLDVGSVAAKLEMLECSPGVPPAMTRIVRVSTRLAESTTRDGEILPAGLDRVAEAVRRCVLAARELRVTALLAYATSAVRDALNQEAASRRIRELSGVELAFLRPEDEARLSYFAAHRWFGWSCEQLTLIDIGGGTMELALGENEEPSLAASLPLGAARLTREFLADSPSAPQTELLTAHVREVLERALRGPRRRLTGQTRFVGASKILTQLNRLAAGAGHDREPRPLLRADLRRWIPPLARLDPKHRAVLPGVSSSRAAQILAGAVVAETAMELLDSDRLDICPWGLRDAILLRLADAHRLVPDLVEQWTKEDELARVLGVRLPVVSPTVVGGPRESMEATGSMTTVSVRQASEHAGRVTEKRSY from the coding sequence ATGAAGATCGCCGTGCTCGACGTCGGCTCGGTAGCGGCGAAGTTGGAGATGCTCGAGTGCAGCCCCGGTGTGCCGCCCGCGATGACCAGGATCGTCCGCGTCAGCACGCGCCTCGCCGAATCCACCACGCGGGACGGTGAGATCCTTCCCGCGGGTCTGGATCGCGTCGCCGAGGCGGTGCGCCGCTGTGTGCTCGCGGCACGCGAGCTCCGGGTCACCGCGCTGCTCGCCTATGCCACCTCGGCCGTGCGCGACGCGCTGAACCAGGAGGCGGCGAGCAGGCGGATCCGCGAACTGAGCGGCGTCGAACTCGCCTTCCTGCGTCCCGAGGACGAGGCGCGGCTGTCGTACTTCGCCGCCCATCGATGGTTCGGCTGGTCCTGCGAACAGCTCACGCTGATCGACATCGGCGGCGGCACGATGGAGCTGGCGCTCGGCGAGAACGAGGAGCCGAGCCTCGCCGCCTCGCTGCCGCTGGGCGCGGCGCGGCTCACCAGGGAGTTCCTTGCCGACTCGCCGTCGGCGCCGCAGACGGAACTGCTGACGGCCCATGTCCGCGAGGTGCTCGAACGTGCCTTGCGGGGCCCGCGCCGCAGGCTGACGGGACAGACCCGGTTCGTCGGAGCGTCCAAGATCCTCACTCAGCTCAACCGGCTCGCCGCGGGAGCGGGACACGACCGGGAGCCGCGACCGCTGCTGCGTGCCGATCTGCGCCGCTGGATTCCGCCGCTCGCCCGGCTGGACCCCAAGCATCGCGCCGTCCTGCCCGGCGTCTCGTCGTCACGTGCGGCGCAGATCCTGGCGGGAGCGGTGGTGGCCGAGACGGCGATGGAGCTGTTGGACAGCGACCGCCTCGACATCTGCCCCTGGGGTCTGCGGGACGCCATCCTGCTGCGGCTCGCCGACGCCCATCGCCTGGTTCCCGACCTGGTGGAGCAGTGGACGAAGGAGGACGAACTCGCGAGGGTGCTCGGGGTCCGCCTTCCCGTGGTCTCGCCGACCGTCGTCGGCGGCCCTCGGGAGTCGATGGAGGCCACCGGTTCGATGACGACGGTCTCCGTTCGGCAGGCGTCGGAGCATGCGGGTCGCGTGACCGAGAAACGCTCGTACTGA
- a CDS encoding phage holin family protein, which translates to MNPDTKQGYARHHDDRSTAELMGDLSTQLSRLVREEMQSATAELRSKGRRLGAGAGLFGAAGVLALYGGGVLIATLIMLLALVLTPWIAALVVGVVLLAAAGMCAAIGRGQTRRATPPVPEQTMASVRDDLQTIKEGTHR; encoded by the coding sequence ATGAATCCTGATACGAAGCAGGGCTACGCACGACATCATGACGATCGTTCGACGGCGGAGCTCATGGGGGATCTCTCGACCCAGCTCTCCCGGCTCGTCCGCGAGGAGATGCAGTCCGCCACGGCCGAGCTGCGGAGCAAGGGCAGGCGGCTGGGTGCAGGCGCCGGGCTCTTCGGCGCGGCGGGCGTGCTCGCCCTGTACGGCGGCGGCGTGCTCATCGCCACGCTGATCATGCTTCTCGCCCTGGTCCTGACGCCCTGGATCGCGGCGCTCGTCGTGGGCGTCGTGCTGCTGGCGGCGGCAGGCATGTGCGCGGCGATAGGGCGAGGCCAGACCCGTCGGGCGACTCCGCCGGTCCCGGAACAGACGATGGCGAGCGTCCGCGACGACCTTCAGACGATCAAGGAAGGGACGCACCGATGA
- a CDS encoding DUF3618 domain-containing protein, translating into MSSQQRRPDYGRPLDERTYSASGEVPSTQARPDGPSEPGDLRLDIELTREELGDTVEALAQKFDVSNRLKGEFHGRTDAMRASATHLGEQADEWAGRVSEKLPPSMARRFDQAVSSVREHPGPAAAATLVAMLMLRRVTRRRKR; encoded by the coding sequence ATGAGCAGTCAGCAACGGCGGCCGGACTACGGCAGGCCGCTCGACGAGCGTACCTATTCGGCGTCGGGGGAGGTCCCCTCGACACAGGCCCGGCCGGACGGCCCGAGTGAACCGGGAGATCTCCGGCTGGACATCGAGCTGACGCGTGAGGAGCTGGGCGACACGGTGGAGGCACTGGCCCAGAAGTTCGACGTGTCCAACCGGCTCAAGGGCGAGTTCCACGGTCGCACGGATGCGATGCGTGCCTCCGCGACGCATCTCGGGGAGCAGGCCGACGAATGGGCAGGCCGAGTGTCCGAGAAGCTTCCGCCCTCGATGGCCCGCAGGTTCGACCAGGCGGTGAGCTCGGTGCGGGAGCATCCGGGGCCCGCAGCGGCGGCCACGCTGGTGGCGATGCTGATGCTGCGCCGGGTGACGAGGCGGCGGAAGCGATGA